The DNA region TTCTCATAATACATACTCCATAATATACTCATACTAATTAAAATAAATAAAATTAGCAAAAGTAAAAACATTATGTAAATATTATCGTAAATTATTTGCTTATTTATTAAAGAATATGATATTTATTCATACACAAAAATTCTTTGCATAATAATATCAGATATACACTCAGCAAGTTCCTGAGGTTTTATAGTACAATCATTTAAAATCCATTCACTAATTACAGTAATAAAAGCTCCAGAATAAAAAGCACCCATCACATTAAAGAAATAAGGTTTATCAGGTTTAGCAAGCTTCATATCCTTTACACCCTCTATAACATAAGCTTCTAAATACTTTTGTAATATCTTTGTAATGCTGTTATCTTTATTGTTTTGAAAAATAATCTTTAAATATTTTCTGTTAAAATAAAAATACTGCAAAATCTTTATCATTATATCTATATGGAAATCTTTTAATTTATCTTCTATTTTGTATCTTTGTAAATCTTCCAAAAACTTTGCTTCATACTCATCTAATTTTGATTTTAAAAGTTCATATTTATCATTAAAATAAGTATAAAAAGTACTTCTATGCATATTAGCTTTTGAACATATATCTATAACTCTAATTTCTTCAAACGGTTTTTCTTCGAGCAAGGCACCTAGAGCATCTTCTAATATTTTCTTTGTCTTATTTACTTTGATAGTAGATTTATTGTTCAAAGTTTTCATAGATTTACCCAAAACATAATTATTTTTACTATATTATTATATATATAAATTAAATAATGTAAACTTTTAAATTAAAAAATATCGATATTTTATTATAATTATATTATTATTATTTTTTTAGTTATAAAAATTATAAGGCTGCAAAAAAAAAATAAGTTATGAGAAAAATAATATACACATTAATATTTTGTTTAATAATATCTTGCTCATCTCCAAATAATCCAAATTATTATAAAGGAACATATTCAAGCAAGTATGGAAATATATATTTAGAAAATGGAAATATATTATGCTATGAACTTGGAGTAAATACTGCATCAACTGAAGCACAAATATATAATGCAGCAATAAACTTTGATATAAGCGAAGATAAAATTATTGTAAATGTATATCAAAATGGAAATATAAAAGAAACTTTTGAAGCAAACAAAATATCTGACACTATAGATTATAAAGACTACAAAGATTATACAAACGGCACTTATAATCCTCCAACTTCTTTCAAAGAGGAAGACTATGCATTATACATATATGACCCTTTAATACCGCAAAATGGTGAATATTATAGAGTATTATTAAATGAGTATAGGGCTTATTTTCCAAATTACGGTGAGTATATACCAAGAACTGTGAGGGTAGGATATTATAAAACAGATGTTGGATATAAAGCCTACATATTAAACGACCATAATATAGGAAGCGGTCCTGGGTCTGCAAGAAGAGATTATAGAATATTTTTTACTTCTTCTTTTTTAGCTATATCTGATTTAATAAATGGGGATATTCCTGTATTTGCTGTTTATAGCCCAACAGAAGTTCAAAAGGTATTACAAAAATTATCTGAGATTTATATGATATTTCCAGAAGACGGCATAAAATAAAAATTATCCTTTCAAAAAAAAGTGTTTTAGGTTATAATTTTATAAAAGGGACTATTGTGAATATTATATTTATTATATTTATTATTATTGTATTTATTATATTTATTTCTATGTTTGGAATACTATTTTTTGTATCAGGTATTGGTAAAATAGTTGATGTTATATCTTCTATAGTGTTTAGAAATCATGAAGATTGTCCTTTTTGCAATACTAAGAATTCTATGAGAATAATAAAGACTTATAATGGATATAAAAAGGTATGTAATAAATGTAAATTTTCTATAGAAGTTGAAGATAAAGACGAAGAGAAAAAATAGAGATATTTGCGAGGGGAGGGAATCGAACCCTCATGCCTAGGGCGCTAGATCCTAAGTCTAGTGCGTCTGCCAGTTCCGCCACCCTCGCTTTTGTATCATTAATTATACATTAAAAAATATTTTTTGCAAGAAGTGTTTTATGGCTAAAATCAAAATTTTTACTAACAAAATCAAAACTTTTTTTCAAAAGGAAATTTATTCTATAGATACAGCAAATGTAAACCCTGCATATAGATTCTTTATAAATTTATATAGAGTTATAACTTTTGCAATAACAGACTTTTTTAAAGATGACTGTACTATAAGAGCAGCATCATTAACATATCTTGTTACACTTTCTTTTATACCAGCATTAATAGTTGGTTTGTTTGTACTTAGAATATTTAATATTTATCAAAATATATTTATTTTAATATTTGATTGGATGGAAAAAAACGCTCCTTTCTATGAACCTATGGTAAGGCAAATTTTAAATATTGCTGATAATACAGATTTAGCAAGCTTCGGTATTATAGGTGTAATATCTACTTTAATAAGTGCTAGTTTAATACTTCATAATATTCAAAAATCACTCATTAAAATTTGGCGTGTAAAAATAAGAACTTCTATACCAAGGGTAGCTGTAAACTATATTGCTCTTTTAATATTAATTCCTGTTTCTATTGGTATATCTTTTACTTTAATAACTTATTCTTCTATAGCTTTATATTATTTGCCTGCTATTGTAAGAATATTAATATCTTGGGTTACACCTGTTATTGCTATGAGTTTGCTTGTATTATTTTCTTATGTATTAGTACCGCAAACTAAAGTTAATTGGTCTAATGCTTTAATATCTTCTGTGCTTGTGGCTATTGCTATTATCACTTTATTTAGTGTATATTTTAAATTAAATATAAACGTAAAAAATTATAAACAAATATTTGACAGCGATAAATATAAAACTGAATATATTGTAAGAGAAGTAAATCTTTTAAATAATAAAAATGAATTAGCAGACATAAAATTAGATAGAATAAGTTATAGGATAATAGAAGATGAAGGAACTGGAATATCTGCTGCTACATATGAAAGAGAAGTAATATCCAGCAATGCTTTATTTTTTACAAACTTTGCTCCTAATATATATGAACAGGTGAGAAAATATAATTTCCAATTAGATGATATAGTAACTATCACAAGCGAAAACTCTCTTCTAACAAGCATAGAACCTGCAGAGTTATCATCAGCAAGTGCATTTGCTCAAATACCAGTGCTTTTACTATTGCTTTATATTGTATGGATAATTATATTATTTGGTGCAGAGTTAACTTATTCGCTTCAATATTTCAGGTCTTATGGAGTAGATGTAACAAACATAAAATTATCTTTTGCAGAAAAAGAAATGATAGCTTTAGAGTTTATGCATACAATAGCCTACAGATTTATAAATAATAAAAAATGCATGTCTATGTATGATTTGGCAAGAGATTTAAGAGTTGCCCCTTCTGTATTAAACGATATAGCAGATTCTTTAGAAGAAGCTCAATATATAGTAAAAATAGTAAATGGCTCTACAACTTCATATACATTAGCATGCCCTCCAGAACATATAACTATTGGAGATATTTTATATAAACTAAAAATGACAGGCGGTTTTAGAGCTAAACACTTTAACAGAAATGATAAATACAAAAATATTATATATCAAAATAAAGCAATATCTGCTAAAGATTATAACACAACACTTTTAGCATTAGTTGAAAGCAAGAAGAAATAATATTATTTATGAATTATTAATTTATTATCTAAACAGAATTTAATAAATTCATGCATATTTGAAATATTTTTGACTTTTAAAAGTTTTTGATAGAATTCTTCTATTTGAATAGTATCACTTTTAGTATATTTATCATCTGTAGGAAATATCTTTATATAATCCTTTTTATCTCTTTTATTTTTTATAGTATTTTTATTAATAACTTCAGACTTAACTAATACATCTTCTAAATTTGTAATGTTATATATTGGTACTATATACTTATGAGCCCAATAATTTTTAAACATATTCTTATTGATAAAATTATTTTTTTCTTCTTCTTTACAGTCATCTGTATCCATTATTATAAAAATTCTAAAATCTTTATCTATTATTATTTTATTATCTTTAATTTCTAAATCATCTTTATATGTATTCTTAAAATTATCTAATGTATCAATATCTTTACCCTTTAATCTTTTCATTATACTTGATATTTGTATAGAATTTGCACCTTTGTTTTTTGATACTATCTCAATTTTTAGTTTTAACTTTCTTTTTATAAAATCACACATTTGAAACTCAGATTTACCATGAACAATAACTATTGCTTTTAGATAATTTCCTTTATAAAACATAGTTATTATTCCTCTAATATATCTGTAAAATCTAAACTTGAAACGATTGGAATTCCATAGTAAATACCTTTCAAATATCTTTTTCTAAAATTAATATTTGGATGTTCTTTTTCATAATCTGTTATAGGAACTAGTATTTTTTTTCCGTTACTATCTATATTAAATATATATATACATTCTTTTTTTATATCAGATTCTAAAATAGTAGTATTGTGAGTAGTCAATATAAATTGTCCTT from Brachyspira pilosicoli P43/6/78 includes:
- a CDS encoding TetR/AcrR family transcriptional regulator C-terminal domain-containing protein; this encodes MKTLNNKSTIKVNKTKKILEDALGALLEEKPFEEIRVIDICSKANMHRSTFYTYFNDKYELLKSKLDEYEAKFLEDLQRYKIEDKLKDFHIDIMIKILQYFYFNRKYLKIIFQNNKDNSITKILQKYLEAYVIEGVKDMKLAKPDKPYFFNVMGAFYSGAFITVISEWILNDCTIKPQELAECISDIIMQRIFVYE
- a CDS encoding YhjD/YihY/BrkB family envelope integrity protein produces the protein MAKIKIFTNKIKTFFQKEIYSIDTANVNPAYRFFINLYRVITFAITDFFKDDCTIRAASLTYLVTLSFIPALIVGLFVLRIFNIYQNIFILIFDWMEKNAPFYEPMVRQILNIADNTDLASFGIIGVISTLISASLILHNIQKSLIKIWRVKIRTSIPRVAVNYIALLILIPVSIGISFTLITYSSIALYYLPAIVRILISWVTPVIAMSLLVLFSYVLVPQTKVNWSNALISSVLVAIAIITLFSVYFKLNINVKNYKQIFDSDKYKTEYIVREVNLLNNKNELADIKLDRISYRIIEDEGTGISAATYEREVISSNALFFTNFAPNIYEQVRKYNFQLDDIVTITSENSLLTSIEPAELSSASAFAQIPVLLLLLYIVWIIILFGAELTYSLQYFRSYGVDVTNIKLSFAEKEMIALEFMHTIAYRFINNKKCMSMYDLARDLRVAPSVLNDIADSLEEAQYIVKIVNGSTTSYTLACPPEHITIGDILYKLKMTGGFRAKHFNRNDKYKNIIYQNKAISAKDYNTTLLALVESKKK